The Pongo abelii isolate AG06213 chromosome 3, NHGRI_mPonAbe1-v2.0_pri, whole genome shotgun sequence DNA window CCAAtcacatattttctcatttgacaTCCCAGTAATTAATAGCTGGAACCCATTGCCTGGAGAATGGTTTCCATTGTGAAGTGGTACTCCTTAGCTGGAAAGTGGGATGAACAGGCAACAGAATGCTTTATTTATGGAAAAGGAGTAAGAGTGTGAGTCCATTATCAGAAAATGCAGCAAGTGTGTAAAATATTGGGCTGCCATGTTAGAGCTCACCTGTTACCATAAAAACCTCTGTACTCAGCAGCTAGGTCAGTGGGAAGCCTGCTGCACAGTACAAATGGTATATTGAATTATATGACCAGTCTTGGCATCAGTttaccatatttttaaataacttttattttttcttcctttcttttagttccttttttttttcttgcaagtaGGAAGCAGGAATGACTGTTCAATTATTAGATATTCAAGTTTAGAATTCACTGTCATTACTGCACAATTCATTTGCTGAAATAACAAGTAGCAGATGCTACAGTGCAAGTTAATGAATAATTCTTATTTGTACTCTGGCCTTTCATTGCAATTCATTTGTTACATACATGTGGGCTTAGTAATTATTATTCTCAcactttctaaaatgtttttagctttttaaaaagcattttgctcattttttatttccttctgtttgtTTCATTCTATTTATTAAATTCTCCCATTTATCCCAATTGTTTGGGAAGTCTCACGGCTCTTTATGGTTCGCTTCTGAAGAGGAATATGAAATACTTCAATTGATTTGTTCCTTATTGCAAATAAGCCAAAGCCATGGCTCATTTACCATTACCGGGTTTGTTTACCATTTCACAGGCACACTTGAGGCCTCAGCTTTCAAGGGCATGTTTTCAGCCTGTTACAAACCATGCTTGGCCTTCCTTGTCTAAAGTCTGCTCCTTCCTAACCAGGAAACATGGCAGGAATGGAATTTTCTTCCCATTCCAGTTTCTCTTTAGTGCTTGTGTCCAGAAGTTGATATGGCATAGCTAAAATTAATACCTGAATTGACCCAGTTCACCTTCTGtttagaaacaacaacaacaaaaaaaattggctaaAAAGTAAAGGCCTGGGTATTTTTAGAAAGAGCAATAATTAGTGTAAAATGTCAcagaaatataatacatttaGATTAATGTCAGACAAAAGTTATTTCCAGCAAGCTTCTCAAAGACAAGAAAAGGGATGTTGGAGATATTGGGAAAAAGTATAGTGAAATTGGTAAGAATAAATAAGCTGCAGTGAAGCCTGTCTGAAGCATTTGGAATATGACTGCAAGAGGCTCAGAATAGAATAGAGTAGGAATCTATCCCTGTTTATCTTTTTACCTCCCTATCCGTCTTGTATAGATATTGGAGTAAAAAGATGAGGAATGTTGCCCCTTGTTCCTCTCTCTGTGACTCACAACAGTAATGCTAACGTGAGGAAATGGCTTCAGACATGAACAGAGGTGGGGAATGGGAAAAATGGTCAGTATTAAGAGGCATGTGGCATGTGTGAAGATTTAggaatttaaaacacacacacacggtggAAGCTGGTAAGCCTTGCCTTTTATACACATTTCTGAATTTTAACTCTGAGAGAAGGAAGGTTTCTCAATAGTGGCACTATTGATGTTTTTTGGGGTATAATTCTTTGTCGTAAGAGGCTGCCCTGTgtgttgtaggatgtttagcagcatctccaGCCTCAACCCACTCGATGCCAGTAGTATCCAGTTGTGAAagctaaaaatgtctccagatattgccaacaGTTGTCCCAGGATGAGAACCACTGCTGCAAAGGTCACACGATGTGGTTGGGCAGGGTGAGTATGGGACCTTGAGCTGGGGTAAGACCTGAGGGGCAGAGTTGTGAGAGTTGTGGCGAACGTTTCCAATTTCTCCTATGGAGAAACGGGAAGAGATGGTGgatgaaggaaatggagtggCATGGTAGGAATGGAGTATGTAAATTcctaaaagagaaggaaagaatccTAAaggctgaaataattttttaagacagTAGATAAAAAGTCATGTAGCATTTAAGGAGACTTATTTTTTCTAGAAGGTTGATTTACATGTTTATTGAGAGGGAAGGAAAGTTAGTTAATCAGAAAAAGAAGGGGGAGGTGAGGATGgtaaatgagtaaaaaaaaaaaaaaaaaaaaaaaaaagttaaataatgaataggactggccaggcgcggtggctcatgcctgtaatcccagcactttgggaggccaaggcaggcggatcacaaggtcaggagttcgagaccagtgtggccaatatggtgaaaccccatctctattaaaaatacaaaaattagcctggcatggtagcgggagcctgtagtcccagctactcgggaggctgaggcaggagaatcgcttgaacccaggaagcagaggttgcaatgagccgagatcgcgccactgcactccagcgtgagcaacagagcaagactcaaaaaaaaaaaaaaaaaaaacacacaaaaaacgaataggacctactatttgatagcacaacggGGTGATTATGGTCAATAGTAACttaattgtatgttttaaaataacttaaaagagtgtaattggattgtttgtaactcaaaggataaatggttaagggaatggataccccatttaccctgatgtgcttatttcacattacatgcctgtatcaaaacatctcgtgtaccccataaatatatatacctactatatatccacagaaattaaaaattgaaaaaaagtggAAATAGATTGAAAGCTCTCTCTGTAGAGTAGAAGTTGGATAGATTTTGCAGAAATAACCTTAATCCCTTATTCCTCTCAGTGAAGGAGCCTATGAAATAAAGGAGAATTAAACATGTAGTTCTTATaattttcattccttcattcacttACCTATATCCTATGTCCCATGTACTATATTATACACTAGACAGTAAGGATAGAAAGATGGATGAGAAACAATCCCTGTCTAAAGATGTCCACAGTATACTAGGGTAGACAAAGATGTGTAATCAGTTTGATTGAGAATCTTACCTCAAGAGGCATAAGCTTGAAAGTCTCATCATTTCTACACTTGGTATTTTGTCAGATTTCATTGCTTCAAAGTATCAGCCTCCTTAGTTATTAAAACTTTCATTCTAGGTATTGAGATTAGGTTCTACTGATTTAAAATATTGGtctcatatttatttcaaaaacttCCTCCATGCCTTCCAGAGCAGACTAGACCTGTAGTTCCAACTTTCTTTACACACACCCCTCTTTTTTCCATGTGCCTGCTCTTCCGATGGTGGGGTCAGGAGGTTTAAGAAGGAAAACAGACAATGCCTTAAATGTCTGACTGCCGCCATGTTGCTATCTGCTTTCTGTAGGTCATTGTTAGTGAGAATGCATGGGGTTCCTAACAGCCCCACTGATAACTCAGTATCAAGCAGTCCTCTATGCTTTGATGGCCCTTTGCAAGACTTCTGCATCTGTCAGCTGACTTCCATTTGGCAGTGGTGAAACACATTCTTCTGATACATAGAAATCCCTTGTCCCATGTTATGTTCCATGGCAAGTGTGTGGGCCTTAATCTCCTGTGCTCTCTGTGATCCCAGCTCTGGGGCCTGTAGATTCCGACAAGATCCATAGTCCAGATATCACCGGATTTCTCTGTAGTCCCTACCAACTCTCCCCAGTCCTCCAAAATTCCTGGAAATTCATAGCGTAGGGGGAGTCAGCAAGCTTTGTGGCAGAGGAAACATCCAGATGGGGACTGGAGATATCAGTCTCCTCTTGAAGACACCGCAAAACTTTACTAGTATCATGTAATAGGTACAAATGTCCTGAACAGAACACGAAAGACACTAACCATTAATGAAACAAATGGACAATTTGGAcaaattcataatttatttacttatttttctttctttttgagacagggtcttattctgtctcCCGGCTGggcgggagtgcaatggggtgatcactgcagcctcaactttcagggctcaggtgattttccctCCAAGactctaggctcaagtgattttccctcccagtctcctgagtagctgggtctacaggtgtgcaccatgccccgctaatttttgtgttttatttatttatttatttatttatttatttatttatttatttattgagacagagtctcgctctgttgcctaggctagaatgcagtggcgcgatctcggctcactgcaagctccgcctcccgggttcacgccattctcctgcctcagcctcccgagtagctgggtctacaggcgcccgccatgacgcccggctaattttttttatttttagtagagacggggtttcaccgtgttagccgggatggtctcaatctcttgacctcgggacgcgatccgcccgcctcggcctcccaaagtgctgggattacaggcgtgagccactgcgcccggcctaatctttgtatttttttagagacaaagtttcaccatgccgcccaggctggtctctaactgtattttaaaaatacaggcggccgggcgcagtggctcacgcttgtaatcccagcgctttaggaggctgaggcgggccgatcatgaggtcagcagatcgagaccatcctggctaacacggtgaaaccccgtctctactaaaaatacaaaaaaaattattctaagcgtggtggcgggtgcctgtagtcccagccacttgggaggctgaggcaggagaatggcgtgaacgtgggaggcagagcttgcagtggaccgagatcgcgccactgtattccagcctggcagacagagcgagactccgtctcaaaatgaaaaataaaaaaataagaaatacaggCAGGGTGCgtgggctcatgcttgtaatcccagcactttgggaggctgaggcggacaggttgcttgagctcaagagttccagaccagcatcgGCAAagcagggagaccccatctttacaaaaaaattagcctggcgtggtgttgtgagcccatagtcccagctaagtagggcagaggtaggagaatcacttgagcccaggagttccaggctgcagtgagccgtggtcgtgccactggactccagcctgggtgaaagagcaagaccccgtctcaaaaagagaaaggaaaaaatttaacATGAAGAACTTCCTTTCATCAAGACCCCACTGAGAGAATACGACAACCCAAGGAGTAGGAAAAGAGATTTGTAATACACATCTGCAACAATGAACTTCCTCCCAGAATACAGAGGATAAAAAGTAGCAACACTTCCGCTTGCACCCGGACGGAACTTCCTGTCACGGAAAAGAACATCCTGTCACGGAGAAGAACATCCTGCAGAATTTCCTGTCACGAGGAACATTCTGcaggaggaaatggaggctgaaAGGCTGCGACTCCTCGAGGAAGAGGCCAAGCAGAAAAAGGTAGCCAGAATGGGATTTAATGCATCTTCCATGCTCCGAAAAAGCCAGCTAGGTTTCCTCAACGTCACCAGTTACTCCCGTTTAGCCAACGAGCTGCGTGTGAGCTGCATGGAGCGGAAAAATGTCCAAATTCGGAGCTTGGATCCCTCCTCTTTGGCGAGCGACCGATTTAACTTCATTCTGGCGAGTACCAACAGCGACCAGCTCTTCGTAGTGAACCAGGTCGAAGTCGAAGGCTCCAAGTACGGCATCATCAGCCTGCGAACTCTGAAGATCCCTTCGTTCCATGTGTACGTGCTCAGAAACCTCTACGTCCCCAACCGGAAGGTGAAGTCCCTGTGCTGGGCCTCGCTGAACCAGCTGGACTCTCACGTTCTGCTGTGCTTCGAGGGAATCACAGATGCTCCAAGCTGTGCAGTGCTGCTCCCAGCGTCGCGGTTCTTAAGTGTTCACACAAGAGTAAACCAGCCTGGCATGCTCTGCAGTTTCCAGATCCCAGAGGCCTGGTCCTGTGCCTGGTCCCTCAACACCCGGGCATATCACTGCTTTAGTGCAGGCTTGTCTCAGCAGGTCCTGTTGACCAACGTGGCGACGGGACACCAGCAGTCATTTGGTACCAGCAGTGATGTCTTGGCCCAGCAGTTCGCTAGTACGGCTCCCTTGCTGTTTAATGGCTGTCGCTCCGGGGAGATCTTTGCCATTGATCTGCGTTGTAGAAATCGTGGCAAGGGGTGGAGGGCCACTCGCCTGTTCCATGACTCAGCAGTGACCTCTGTGCAAATCCTCCAAGAAGAGCAATGCCTGATGGCGTCAGACATGACTGGAAAGATCAAGCTGTGGGATCTGAGGGCCACTAAATGTGTAAGGCAGTACGAAGGTCACGTAAATGAGTCCGCCTATCTGCCCCTGCATGTGCATGAGGAAGAGGGAATTGTGGTGGCAGTGGGCCAGGACTGCTACACGAGAATCTGGAGCCTCCATGATGCCCACCTGCTCAGAACCATCCCTTCCCCGTACTCTGTCTCCGAGGACGACATTCCCAGCGTGGCCTTCGCTTCTCGGCTCGGGGGCATCCGGGGAGCAGCACCAGGGCTGCTCATGGCTGTCCGGCAGGACCTTTATTGTTTCCCCTTCAGCTAATTCTGCAGGTTGCAGTGCGGCCGAATGTGGATTTGACTTAAGGAAGTTAAGAGTATCTTATTACCGTTTCTGTGAGAGCATTTTAAGAGACGGGTTGTATATAGATCCCATCCATCCGGCTGCCAGGGGTAAGGTGTTAAGAGTTTTATGTGGAGACATTTTTGTAAAGTTATTTCAGTTAAACTGTGGACTTAACTTGAAAGTCTTTTTCATAAAAGGTACCTGTTTCCTGTTGTTGAATGCCTTAGAACAGTTAACCACCTCCccaaccccctttttttttttttttttaataattaagacTTTTCTAAGGACTGAAGATtggcaaaaactaaaataaattaaagcagcTTCTTTCACTAGTAGCCCTTTAGAGAAGCATAATGGTGGTACCGGTAAGACTGTTTGACTAGTCATAGAGGGTCCCAGGCATCTGCGCTTGAGGAAGCCAGTGGGAGTGGAGACAAGGGAGAGGTAATTTCTCGGAGTCTCTACAGACATATTTAAGGCTGGAGTTTGGAATCATTAAATTAGGCCTACTCAAACTCAATAGCAGATCTCTTAAGATTCTCCTTTTATTGTTATCATCCATAGGCATTGGAAGGAAAAATGGATCTTTTTAAATACTTCTAAACAGTCCTTAATGTGCTTTTGTTGAGGTACCTTTCAGAATGTAAGGTACAGCAGCTCTGGTTTCTATTATGGTGACTTGAAGTTCAGATTCAAGGAATTGGCTTTGACTTTTTGTAATCTAGGAGCAGCAGTTTGTGagagatttattaaaaatgttaaagagcCTGTTTTTCTactaacaaggaagaaaaaaaagtgtaataaTGTTAGTTGCTACTTCTTAATAGCCAAAGCCTGGAAATAATCTGAATTTCCAAAATGCTAAAATTCGTGCTATAATCATAAAATTGGATACTgcataataatagaaaataaggcACACTTGTTACGTGAAACAGTATGGACCAATCTCAAAATGTTGATTGAAATTAGGTAGAAGTGAGTACAAACTGTATGATTCAATTCTAAAGTTCAAAAGCAGTAAAAACTTGTCTATGGTGATTAAAGGTAGAATAGTAGATACctctagaaagaaaggatttttttttctttttctttttaggatgTTTGAGAAGTGACATGGGGAAGCTTTAGGAATGCTGAGTTTTCTTTATCTTGACACTTGTTACAGACGTAATTCATATATCTATATGCTTCACTTTTTATAGTTTACTGTGTATATGttattcctcaaaaaataaaaataagcaattagGACACTATTGTAGTTAGTCAGGCAAGGGACAATGATGCCTTGGACCTGCATGTGAGAAGTAGAATGATCAGAAATGATTGCATTGGAAGATCATTCAAAGGTAGTATTATTGTTAAGGCTTGCTGATGAGAGTAAActagaaagtgaaagaaaaaagatggcagcttttttttttttttgagacagagtctccttctgtcgcccaggctggagtgcagtggcgcgatctcggctcactgcaagctctgaggATGGCAGCTTTTTTGTTAACTTTAGAACTGGTAGATGATGGTGTCGTTTACTAACctggggaggatgaggagaaaaaCTTCAGGTGAAGGGAATGATGCTGAGTTTTAGACATCTACTAAACCTCCAATTGGAGATACAAAGTATTCTGTAGATCAGGGTTCATGTCACGGCTGGTAATACAAATTTGGTGACTTCAATACATAGAATTAAAATAGATGGGATAGATGTGTCTTATATGACATAGATGAGGTTAATGTAATTACATATTGATAGATGAGTAGATCAATAGAGAAGATATGGGAGTGTGGTTAGGCACAAATTTTTGGAATCCTTTCAGTCAGTTTTTGATACTAACTTGATATGTGACATGAGAAATTGTGTAAGCTTTACTTAATGTTGTTTCTTCAGTGTAAAATGTCTTAGATAATAAAACTAAATGATAAAGTAGATACAGGGTTAAAGGATATGTACCTTGTCCCTTTTACATTGTAagcattcaaaataaaacaattaatgaagaaaagacaTTGTAATCATTCAGTAAGAACTAGCtgcagacatatatatatatatgtctgatACTGATATGTCATTTATTTGGCAATTGACAAAAAATGACTACATAACTTGATAAACTGTTTATCCTCAtttgcaaagaaaacaaatgcaaaaaaaaaaaatcagtaagaaaaacacACCTAAAAGAAAGGTAGGCAATAGTCTTGAATGGGAGAAAAAGAGGAGATCCAAATGGCTAATATACATTTGAAAAAGGCATCCAACTTCATTTAttgtcaaggaaatgcaaattaaaaccacagtgccACACCACTTTCACTataatggttaaaataaaatagatcagGTGGAGTGACgggaattaaaaaaagagaagcaaatgTTGGTGCAGTTGTGAGCAAGTAGAACTTTCATATACTATTGAGAGTGTATACT harbors:
- the DCAF4L1 gene encoding DDB1- and CUL4-associated factor 4-like protein 1 encodes the protein MEAERLRLLEEEAKQKKVARMGFNASSMLRKSQLGFLNVTSYSRLANELRVSCMERKNVQIRSLDPSSLASDRFNFILASTNSDQLFVVNQVEVEGSKYGIISLRTLKIPSFHVYVLRNLYVPNRKVKSLCWASLNQLDSHVLLCFEGITDAPSCAVLLPASRFLSVHTRVNQPGMLCSFQIPEAWSCAWSLNTRAYHCFSAGLSQQVLLTNVATGHQQSFGTSSDVLAQQFASTAPLLFNGCRSGEIFAIDLRCRNRGKGWRATRLFHDSAVTSVQILQEEQCLMASDMTGKIKLWDLRATKCVRQYEGHVNESAYLPLHVHEEEGIVVAVGQDCYTRIWSLHDAHLLRTIPSPYSVSEDDIPSVAFASRLGGIRGAAPGLLMAVRQDLYCFPFS